The following coding sequences lie in one Corynebacterium humireducens NBRC 106098 = DSM 45392 genomic window:
- a CDS encoding type I restriction endonuclease subunit R codes for MEKAFEDAIVDHLTTHGWLSDTGSGTGAGSSAASTRSSTGWDKRRALYVPDVLHWLETQYPEEYLKAVPESLTGVQREVYVSKLLDRLAEMLDKTPILNNRTKQVQHGLLGTLRGGFSHAQRGQRKATFGPMVAFYPENPLYTNAIEDAQRNRLRVLRQVPFDVTGTDTLDLVLTVNGIPVVTMELKTDNTQAVRDAVKQYKEDRRPNKNRPLLKPGRALVHFAVSNQEVYMSTVLAGLNTFFLPFNQGNDGHAGNPPNPHGSDTSYLWEEVLDTELFLRILRDYALWEPSSKGNQGRLIFPRYHQLRATEKVMDDIATRGAGGRYLIQHSAGSGKTKTIAWLAHRAGRFIDSTGKPVFDSVIVVTDRTVLDDNIKEGLDLLRASEGLVVNVDNKLGSKSKTLEAALSRGGHIVSCTIQTFPALAKMMEKSPALAGRNYCVIMDEAHSSQHGEAATRLREILVDVDLPEGEDISADDVLLAMNKAIANSPNLSFIALTATPKGKTFAVYGVPNPNGKDDPSVPDDPENPEKRVAFDSYFMSQAIEEGFILDVLGNYSTYQMFARIRDQLDREDTVNLGEAVSDMVRFVRIHPTSIAQKVAVTVEHFRRNVMHHLNGTAKAMVVAPDRMSAATWSHKMNEYIAKSEYTDMTTLVAFSGSLAYSDDPDAPEITEASINGVRDTALHFREHDEAKVLIVANKFQTGFDEPRLCAMYVDRELSGVQAVQTLSRLNRVIPDKPKPMVVDFVNEPAKILKSFEPYYRDAHIEEEIPANALADLGDILDAAAFYTPEELQSLADAYIARQDAETLQGLVSPIRARWNNHMRQARQTHNKEAYKEGTAFRANLIKYAHAWEFLSQIVDFQDVLLHKRAIVAGLMAKNLNLERQDDEDDYTVGIELVGVAVEPATEGIDLGLAAEEIDGKLELPGFDGRPVAKNSPVKAAFDEAVDQVNQILAAVGIDASNEATKSAIRASYGILVEDRTVQALARENDPSQVAGTDAFKNKGFGAIMQAARESNEVFEAVTADADNLDLFLTALAKMLVAASPRSVEKYFSSTNRPIEVDFGANSSTEAPASY; via the coding sequence ATGGAGAAGGCGTTCGAGGACGCCATCGTCGATCACCTCACCACCCACGGCTGGCTGAGCGACACTGGCTCTGGCACCGGCGCTGGCAGCAGTGCAGCGTCTACCAGATCATCCACCGGCTGGGACAAGCGCCGGGCACTCTACGTCCCTGACGTCCTTCACTGGCTGGAGACCCAGTACCCGGAGGAGTACCTCAAGGCCGTGCCGGAGTCTCTCACCGGCGTTCAGCGCGAGGTCTACGTCTCCAAGCTGCTGGACCGGCTGGCCGAGATGCTCGACAAGACGCCGATCCTCAACAACCGCACCAAGCAGGTCCAGCACGGCCTGCTCGGTACCTTGCGGGGTGGTTTCTCGCACGCCCAGCGCGGTCAGAGGAAGGCCACCTTCGGCCCCATGGTGGCGTTCTACCCGGAGAACCCGCTGTACACGAACGCCATTGAGGACGCGCAGCGCAACCGGCTCCGTGTCTTGCGTCAGGTGCCCTTCGACGTCACCGGCACCGACACCCTTGATCTGGTGCTCACCGTCAACGGCATCCCGGTGGTCACCATGGAGCTCAAGACCGACAACACCCAGGCCGTGCGCGATGCCGTCAAGCAGTACAAGGAGGATCGCCGGCCGAACAAGAACCGGCCGCTGCTCAAGCCGGGCCGGGCTCTCGTGCACTTCGCGGTGTCCAACCAGGAGGTCTACATGTCCACCGTGCTGGCGGGCCTGAACACCTTCTTCCTGCCCTTCAATCAGGGCAACGACGGCCACGCCGGCAACCCCCCAAACCCCCATGGTTCCGACACCTCCTACCTGTGGGAGGAGGTCCTCGACACGGAGCTCTTCCTGCGTATCCTGCGCGACTACGCCCTGTGGGAACCCTCCTCAAAGGGCAACCAGGGCCGGTTGATCTTCCCTCGCTACCACCAGCTGCGTGCCACCGAGAAGGTCATGGATGACATCGCTACACGCGGCGCTGGTGGACGGTACCTCATCCAGCACTCCGCCGGCTCCGGCAAGACCAAAACCATCGCCTGGCTGGCTCACCGGGCAGGTCGATTCATTGACTCAACAGGTAAGCCGGTGTTCGACTCGGTCATCGTGGTCACCGACCGCACGGTCCTCGACGACAACATCAAGGAAGGACTGGACCTGCTCCGAGCCTCGGAGGGGCTGGTGGTCAACGTCGATAACAAGCTTGGTTCCAAATCGAAAACCCTGGAGGCGGCCCTGTCCCGGGGCGGACACATCGTTTCCTGCACCATCCAGACTTTTCCGGCACTGGCGAAGATGATGGAGAAGTCCCCCGCCCTGGCTGGGCGCAATTACTGCGTCATCATGGATGAGGCTCACTCCTCCCAGCACGGTGAGGCTGCTACCCGTCTGCGCGAGATTCTGGTCGACGTAGATCTCCCGGAGGGTGAGGACATCTCGGCAGATGATGTCCTACTCGCCATGAACAAGGCAATCGCCAACTCCCCCAACCTGAGCTTCATCGCGCTCACCGCCACCCCGAAGGGGAAGACTTTCGCTGTATACGGCGTACCGAACCCGAACGGCAAAGATGATCCGAGTGTTCCGGATGATCCCGAAAACCCCGAGAAGCGAGTGGCGTTCGACTCATACTTCATGAGCCAAGCCATCGAGGAGGGGTTTATTCTCGATGTCCTAGGCAATTACTCGACCTACCAGATGTTTGCCCGTATTCGTGACCAGCTCGACCGAGAAGACACCGTGAACCTGGGAGAGGCAGTCTCAGACATGGTCCGCTTCGTGCGGATCCACCCCACCTCCATTGCACAAAAGGTGGCGGTGACGGTCGAACATTTCCGTCGCAACGTCATGCATCACTTGAACGGCACCGCCAAAGCCATGGTCGTGGCACCAGACCGCATGTCGGCGGCCACTTGGTCGCACAAGATGAACGAGTACATCGCCAAGAGCGAATACACGGACATGACCACCCTGGTGGCTTTCTCGGGGTCACTGGCCTACAGCGACGATCCCGATGCTCCCGAGATCACCGAGGCGTCGATAAACGGTGTGCGTGACACCGCCCTACACTTCCGCGAACATGACGAGGCCAAGGTGCTCATCGTCGCCAACAAGTTCCAGACTGGATTCGATGAACCACGCCTGTGTGCCATGTACGTTGATCGCGAGCTCTCCGGCGTCCAAGCCGTGCAGACCTTGTCTCGCCTGAACCGCGTAATTCCGGACAAGCCAAAGCCCATGGTCGTCGACTTTGTCAACGAGCCCGCCAAGATCCTCAAGTCCTTCGAGCCCTATTATCGTGACGCCCACATCGAGGAGGAGATCCCAGCCAATGCACTGGCGGACCTGGGCGACATCCTCGACGCAGCTGCCTTCTACACCCCAGAGGAACTCCAGAGTCTGGCAGATGCCTACATCGCCCGTCAAGACGCTGAAACGCTGCAGGGGCTGGTCTCCCCCATCCGGGCTAGATGGAACAACCACATGCGTCAGGCGCGTCAAACCCACAACAAGGAGGCGTACAAGGAAGGCACTGCATTTCGGGCCAACCTCATCAAGTACGCCCACGCTTGGGAGTTCCTGAGCCAGATCGTGGACTTCCAAGATGTGCTCCTACACAAGCGGGCCATCGTCGCCGGCCTAATGGCGAAAAACCTCAACCTCGAACGCCAAGACGACGAAGATGACTACACCGTCGGCATCGAACTGGTCGGCGTCGCAGTCGAGCCTGCCACCGAGGGAATAGACCTGGGACTAGCTGCCGAAGAGATCGACGGCAAACTCGAACTGCCCGGTTTCGATGGCCGCCCGGTGGCCAAGAACTCACCCGTAAAGGCTGCCTTCGACGAGGCAGTGGACCAAGTGAACCAGATTCTGGCCGCAGTCGGTATCGATGCCTCGAATGAAGCCACCAAGTCTGCAATTCGAGCGAGCTACGGCATCCTAGTCGAGGATAGAACTGTGCAGGCATTGGCTCGAGAGAATGATCCTTCCCAGGTTGCTGGTACGGATGCCTTCAAGAACAAGGGTTTCGGAGCCATTATGCAAGCTGCCCGGGAGTCAAATGAAGTTTTCGAAGCCGTCACCGCTGATGCAGACAACCTGGACTTGTTCCTCACCGCCCTAGCGAAAATGCTCGTGGCTGCGTCCCCACGGTCTGTTGAGAAGTATTTCTCGTCCACAAACAGGCCAATCGAAGTTGATTTTGGAGCGAATTCGTCAACAGAAGCACCGGCTTCCTACTAA
- a CDS encoding nucleoside hydrolase yields the protein MKLILDLDTGIDDAFALAYALASPEVELIAVTCTYGNVAVDDAVRNTRALLDLFGRPDVPVYAGPSPAGWEVAEVSAFIHGAHGLGEVSLPAPAGGSAGDAVDFLVAAVREHEDLVIVPTGPSTSIAAALEDEYFASHARLVMMGGALTVPGNVRPWAEANVWQDPEATDRVFRQAADVTMIGLDVTLRTLLTHSEVARWRAVGTRAGEVLAELAEYYIRAYETTAPHLGGCGLHDPLAVAVALDPSLVTCLSLPMQVDLAEETRGRTIGDLSRVAPQVKVAVGVDAEKFLGAFMERLTRLAANT from the coding sequence GTGAAACTGATCCTCGACCTTGACACGGGCATCGACGACGCCTTCGCCCTGGCCTATGCGTTGGCCTCCCCCGAGGTCGAGCTCATCGCCGTGACCTGCACCTACGGCAACGTGGCCGTCGACGATGCCGTGCGCAACACCCGCGCTCTCCTGGATCTCTTCGGTCGCCCTGACGTGCCCGTGTACGCCGGACCCTCGCCCGCCGGGTGGGAGGTCGCCGAGGTCTCCGCCTTCATCCACGGCGCCCACGGGCTGGGGGAGGTGTCGTTGCCGGCGCCGGCCGGTGGGTCGGCGGGTGACGCCGTGGACTTCCTCGTGGCGGCGGTGCGTGAGCACGAGGACCTGGTGATCGTGCCGACGGGGCCGTCGACAAGCATCGCGGCGGCGCTGGAGGACGAGTACTTCGCTTCGCACGCCCGCCTGGTGATGATGGGCGGGGCGCTCACCGTCCCCGGCAACGTGCGCCCCTGGGCGGAGGCCAACGTGTGGCAGGACCCGGAGGCCACTGACCGGGTGTTCCGGCAGGCCGCGGACGTCACGATGATCGGCCTCGACGTGACGCTGCGTACCCTGCTCACGCACTCGGAGGTCGCCCGGTGGCGGGCCGTGGGCACCCGGGCCGGCGAGGTGCTGGCTGAGCTCGCGGAGTACTACATCCGCGCCTACGAGACCACCGCCCCGCACCTCGGCGGCTGCGGACTCCACGACCCGCTGGCCGTCGCGGTCGCCCTCGACCCCTCGCTGGTCACGTGCCTCTCGCTGCCCATGCAGGTCGACCTGGCGGAGGAGACCCGCGGCCGCACAATCGGCGACCTCTCGCGCGTCGCGCCGCAGGTCAAGGTGGCCGTCGGCGTGGATGCGGAGAAATTCCTCGGCGCATTCATGGAGCGATTGACTAGGCTGGCCGCTAACACATAA
- a CDS encoding type I restriction-modification system subunit M: MNSSTSLYQAVWQTADTYLRGVVPRQSYGDYILPFTVLRRLECLLEPTKEAVLQTIRHTKFPESMWGALIRSDHELGFYNTSELSLGLIGGSDDHVKQGMLTYLDAFSDNVREVWSAFKFPELLTKLEENNVLWGVVKHFSQIDLSDEALGENAMGNLFEHLMYRSFSENGQVAGEFYTPRDAIRMMVDVLLSSDDDGLYGKAPARTVYDPAAGTGGMLLVAKRAMEELNPNIQVSVHGQELMAESLALGKSDLIVSGISPDAIRDGDTLADDRYEGELFDYVLSNPPYGNDWKRSKDAVEREAKIEGSRFSHGLPPVSDGQMLFLSHVVHKLKEREHGTTNGGRAGVVTNGSPLFTGGPESGPDQIRNWLINGNLIDAIIALPTDMFYNTGIATYVWILDKNKEPQRDGKIQLIDASSIWSPMRKGMGAKRREFSDQDREFILGLYQDFEHADPQYSKVVTPEELGFTDVPMYRVKRYSVSVTGDTVAAAMEHKQALTGHEAVIRSCAGVAWNDLPDHLRQQAKKAGLKMGVGLIDHIMNALAVEDAEAPEAVDRKGNKVIDTASRITERIPLTEDIDEHIAREVLPFAPDLVWDMADAKIGYEIPMTRLFYQPEELPSLEEIDAEIETVLESIRARFQEVKE, encoded by the coding sequence ATGAACTCCTCCACCTCGCTCTACCAGGCAGTCTGGCAGACAGCAGACACCTATCTCCGTGGCGTTGTGCCCCGCCAGAGTTACGGCGACTACATCCTCCCCTTCACCGTGCTGCGGCGGCTGGAATGCCTGCTGGAGCCCACCAAGGAGGCGGTGCTGCAAACCATCAGGCACACGAAGTTCCCGGAGAGCATGTGGGGGGCGCTGATCCGTTCCGACCATGAGCTCGGTTTCTACAACACCTCGGAGCTGTCGCTGGGGCTTATCGGCGGCAGTGACGACCACGTCAAGCAGGGCATGCTCACCTACCTGGACGCCTTCTCCGACAACGTCCGCGAGGTCTGGAGCGCCTTCAAGTTCCCGGAACTGTTGACCAAGCTAGAAGAGAACAACGTTCTGTGGGGAGTGGTCAAGCACTTCTCCCAGATCGACCTCTCGGATGAGGCCCTCGGCGAGAACGCCATGGGCAACCTCTTCGAGCACCTCATGTACCGGTCCTTCTCCGAGAACGGGCAGGTCGCCGGCGAGTTCTACACCCCCCGCGACGCCATCCGCATGATGGTCGATGTCCTGCTCTCTAGCGATGATGACGGCCTCTACGGCAAGGCACCCGCGCGTACCGTGTACGACCCGGCCGCCGGCACCGGCGGCATGCTGCTGGTCGCCAAGCGTGCCATGGAGGAACTCAACCCCAATATCCAGGTCTCCGTCCACGGCCAGGAGCTCATGGCCGAGTCCCTGGCATTGGGCAAGTCCGATCTCATCGTCTCCGGTATCTCCCCTGATGCCATCCGCGACGGTGACACTCTCGCCGATGACCGTTACGAGGGTGAGCTCTTCGACTACGTGCTCTCCAACCCTCCCTACGGCAATGACTGGAAGCGTTCCAAGGACGCAGTCGAGCGCGAGGCCAAGATCGAGGGCTCACGGTTCAGTCATGGCCTGCCGCCGGTCTCCGACGGTCAGATGCTCTTCCTCAGTCACGTGGTCCACAAGCTCAAGGAGCGGGAGCACGGCACCACCAACGGCGGTCGCGCCGGCGTGGTTACCAACGGCTCGCCGTTGTTCACCGGCGGGCCGGAGTCCGGCCCTGATCAGATCCGTAACTGGCTCATCAACGGCAACCTCATCGACGCCATCATCGCGCTGCCGACCGACATGTTCTACAACACCGGCATCGCCACCTACGTGTGGATCCTCGACAAGAACAAGGAACCGCAGCGCGACGGCAAGATCCAGCTCATTGACGCCAGCAGTATCTGGTCACCCATGCGCAAGGGCATGGGCGCCAAGCGCCGGGAGTTCTCCGACCAGGACCGGGAGTTCATCCTCGGCCTCTACCAGGACTTCGAGCACGCCGATCCGCAGTACTCGAAGGTCGTCACCCCTGAGGAGCTCGGCTTCACTGACGTGCCGATGTACCGGGTCAAGCGTTACTCGGTGTCGGTCACTGGTGACACGGTGGCAGCGGCGATGGAACACAAGCAGGCACTCACCGGCCATGAGGCCGTGATCCGCAGCTGTGCCGGCGTGGCCTGGAACGACCTACCGGACCACCTGCGTCAACAGGCCAAGAAGGCCGGTCTCAAGATGGGTGTCGGTCTTATCGACCACATCATGAACGCGCTTGCCGTCGAGGATGCTGAGGCGCCGGAGGCCGTGGACCGCAAGGGCAACAAGGTCATCGACACTGCCTCCCGGATCACCGAGCGCATTCCGCTCACAGAGGACATTGACGAGCACATAGCCCGCGAGGTGCTGCCCTTCGCACCGGACCTGGTCTGGGACATGGCGGACGCCAAGATCGGCTACGAGATACCCATGACCAGGCTCTTCTACCAGCCAGAGGAGCTGCCCTCGCTGGAGGAGATCGACGCCGAGATCGAGACCGTGCTGGAGTCCATCCGTGCCCGCTTCCAGGAGGTCAAGGAATGA
- a CDS encoding polyribonucleotide nucleotidyltransferase — protein MSNPVEIHVDEDFGVTEAVVTIDNGDFGTREIRFETGQLARQAGGAVTTYLDEENMLLATVTASNQPREGFDFFPLTVDVEERMYAAGRIPGSFFRREGRPSTDAILACRLIDRPLRPTFVKGLRNEVQVVITVLSQVPEDYYDVVAINGASAATQLSGLPVSGAVGGVRMALIADDKHPQGQWVAFPNQAQREQCVFEMVVAGRLVERKGRRKGEDVAIMMVEAAAGANVIELVKGGAPAPTEATVSEGLEAAKPFIALLCKAQASLAEHAAKERQEFPVFPPYADEVFAAVEKKASRRLAEIMTIAGKHEREDAANDYMVEIEEQLVGSFAENPDAAKEVRAAYNALMKKIVRQKILTEGFRIDGRGVADIRDLGVEVDLVPRAHGSALFERGETQILGVTTLDMLKMEQQIDSLSPETSKRYIHHYNFPPYSTGETGRVGSPKRREIGHGALAERALEPVIPSREEFPYTIRQVSEALGSNGSTSMGSVCASTLSLYNAGVPLKAPVAGIAMGLVSDEVDGETKYVALTDILGAEDAFGDMDFKVAGTPDFITALQLDTKLDGIPSQVLADALAQARDARITILDTMAEVIDRPDAMSSLAPKITTVKVPVSKIGELIGPKGKTINSITEETGADVSIEDDGTVYVSAASGEAADAAIEKINAIANPQLPKVGERYLGTVVKAVAFGAFVSLTPGRDGLIHISNLGGDERIEKVEDVVNVGDKIQVEIADIDNRGKISLVPIEG, from the coding sequence ATGAGCAACCCCGTGGAGATCCACGTCGACGAGGATTTCGGCGTCACCGAGGCAGTTGTCACGATCGACAACGGTGACTTCGGTACCCGCGAGATCCGTTTCGAGACCGGCCAGCTGGCACGCCAGGCCGGCGGCGCCGTGACCACCTACCTGGACGAGGAGAACATGCTTCTCGCCACGGTCACCGCCTCCAACCAGCCGCGTGAGGGCTTCGACTTCTTCCCGCTGACCGTCGACGTCGAGGAGCGGATGTACGCCGCGGGTCGTATCCCGGGTTCCTTCTTCCGTCGTGAGGGCCGTCCCTCGACCGACGCGATCCTCGCCTGCCGCCTGATCGACCGTCCGCTGCGCCCGACCTTCGTCAAGGGCCTGCGCAACGAGGTCCAGGTGGTCATCACGGTCCTGTCGCAGGTGCCGGAGGACTACTACGACGTCGTCGCCATCAACGGTGCCTCCGCCGCCACCCAGCTGTCGGGTCTGCCGGTCTCCGGCGCCGTCGGTGGTGTCCGCATGGCGCTCATCGCCGACGACAAGCACCCGCAGGGCCAGTGGGTGGCCTTCCCGAACCAGGCACAGCGTGAGCAGTGTGTGTTCGAGATGGTCGTCGCCGGCCGCCTCGTCGAGCGCAAGGGCCGTCGCAAGGGCGAGGACGTCGCCATCATGATGGTCGAGGCCGCTGCCGGCGCGAACGTCATCGAGCTGGTCAAGGGCGGTGCCCCGGCCCCGACCGAGGCCACCGTCTCCGAGGGTCTGGAGGCCGCCAAGCCGTTCATCGCCCTGCTGTGCAAGGCGCAGGCCAGCCTCGCCGAGCACGCCGCCAAGGAGCGCCAGGAGTTCCCGGTGTTCCCGCCGTACGCCGATGAGGTGTTCGCGGCCGTCGAGAAGAAGGCCTCCCGCAGGCTCGCGGAGATCATGACCATCGCCGGCAAGCACGAGCGCGAGGACGCCGCCAACGACTACATGGTCGAGATCGAGGAGCAGCTCGTCGGTTCCTTCGCGGAGAACCCGGACGCCGCCAAGGAGGTCCGTGCCGCCTACAACGCGCTGATGAAGAAGATCGTCCGCCAGAAGATCCTCACCGAGGGCTTCCGTATCGACGGCCGCGGTGTCGCCGACATCCGTGACCTCGGCGTCGAGGTCGATCTCGTCCCCCGCGCACACGGCTCCGCGCTGTTCGAGCGTGGCGAGACCCAGATCCTGGGCGTCACCACCCTGGACATGCTCAAGATGGAGCAGCAGATCGACTCGCTGTCTCCGGAGACCTCCAAGCGCTACATCCACCACTACAACTTCCCGCCGTACTCCACCGGTGAGACCGGTCGCGTCGGTTCCCCGAAGCGCCGCGAGATCGGCCACGGTGCACTCGCCGAGCGTGCCCTCGAGCCGGTCATCCCGTCCCGCGAGGAGTTCCCGTACACCATCCGTCAGGTCTCCGAGGCCCTGGGCTCCAACGGTTCCACCTCCATGGGTTCCGTCTGTGCGTCCACCCTCTCCCTGTACAACGCGGGTGTGCCGCTGAAGGCCCCGGTCGCGGGCATCGCCATGGGCCTGGTCTCCGACGAGGTCGACGGTGAGACCAAGTACGTCGCACTGACCGACATCCTCGGCGCCGAGGACGCCTTCGGCGACATGGACTTCAAGGTCGCCGGTACCCCGGACTTCATCACCGCGCTGCAGTTGGACACCAAGCTCGACGGCATCCCGTCGCAGGTGCTCGCCGACGCCCTCGCCCAGGCCCGTGACGCCCGCATCACCATCCTGGACACGATGGCCGAGGTCATCGACCGCCCGGACGCGATGTCCAGCCTGGCCCCGAAGATCACCACCGTCAAGGTGCCGGTCTCGAAGATCGGTGAGCTCATCGGCCCGAAGGGCAAGACCATCAACTCCATCACCGAGGAGACCGGCGCGGACGTCTCCATCGAGGACGACGGCACCGTCTACGTGTCCGCCGCCTCCGGTGAGGCCGCTGACGCGGCGATCGAGAAGATCAACGCCATCGCCAACCCGCAGCTGCCGAAGGTCGGCGAGCGCTACCTGGGCACCGTCGTGAAGGCCGTCGCCTTCGGTGCCTTCGTCTCCCTGACCCCGGGCCGTGACGGCCTCATCCACATCTCCAACCTCGGTGGCGACGAGCGCATCGAGAAGGTCGAGGATGTGGTCAACGTCGGCGACAAGATCCAGGTCGAGATCGCCGACATCGACAACCGCGGCAAGATCTCCCTCGTCCCGATCGAGGGCTAG
- a CDS encoding YwqG family protein, with protein MFADSAALHDSLADSDLSPALREELDSLVRPAARLLSEPGAPTSPGQSRFGGLPDLPADLEWPRHPDTGQPLPFLAQINLADVVGLTDLDLPATGHLLFFYDCDEQPWGYQLSDRAGFRLLHVADGELTPRAGTGALPPHRLTAAPGVSVPSESSQALDWSEEDDAYLDWSDSTPDPTENHQLGGWPAVIQEDDMEAKSSVLTRGEEYRHGMEAEGDWVLLAQFASSEDGEWSWGDDGCLYVWMRREDIRDGVWENAHLILQCF; from the coding sequence ATGTTCGCTGACTCCGCCGCACTCCACGACTCCCTCGCCGACTCCGACCTCTCCCCCGCCCTCCGCGAGGAACTGGACTCCCTCGTCCGCCCCGCCGCCCGGCTCCTCTCCGAGCCGGGCGCACCCACGTCGCCGGGCCAGTCCCGGTTCGGAGGTCTCCCCGACCTGCCTGCGGACCTCGAGTGGCCCCGGCACCCGGACACCGGGCAGCCGCTGCCCTTCCTGGCCCAGATCAACCTCGCCGACGTCGTCGGACTCACCGACCTGGATCTGCCCGCCACCGGGCACCTGCTCTTCTTCTACGACTGCGACGAACAGCCCTGGGGCTACCAGCTGTCCGACCGTGCGGGGTTCCGCCTCCTCCACGTCGCTGACGGGGAGCTCACACCCCGCGCGGGCACCGGGGCGCTGCCCCCGCACCGCCTCACCGCCGCCCCCGGGGTGAGCGTGCCCTCCGAGAGCTCGCAGGCGCTCGACTGGTCCGAGGAGGACGACGCCTACCTCGACTGGTCCGACTCCACCCCCGACCCCACGGAGAACCACCAGCTCGGCGGCTGGCCCGCCGTCATCCAGGAGGACGACATGGAGGCCAAGTCCTCCGTGCTCACCCGCGGCGAGGAGTACCGCCACGGCATGGAGGCCGAGGGTGACTGGGTGCTGCTCGCCCAGTTCGCCTCCTCCGAGGACGGCGAGTGGTCCTGGGGCGACGACGGCTGCCTCTACGTCTGGATGCGCCGCGAGGACATCCGCGACGGCGTCTGGGAGAACGCGCACCTCATCCTGCAGTGCTTCTAA
- a CDS encoding AMIN-like domain-containing (lipo)protein, with product MTAYRRPLTTAAVTAAALVLTACNGTGTTEGGTGTTSATPVTVTSTATTNSPAPTTPTTTTGTTTTVSATTAPVDRPLGTPTTASETRTPVMWDEPAPLVTGVRIGRHDTYTRVVYDLVGNGEPGWYSGYIDQPYQDGSGFPVDVQGNAYLMINITGTTYPFEHDAEELAIGPHPGTGVVREVVNTGVFEGNTLTYIGLDEQLPYSVTVLHSPLRVVVDIQHP from the coding sequence ATGACCGCTTATCGACGCCCCCTCACCACCGCCGCCGTCACCGCTGCCGCGCTGGTGCTCACCGCCTGCAACGGTACGGGCACCACCGAAGGCGGAACAGGCACCACCTCCGCCACCCCCGTCACCGTGACCTCGACAGCCACCACGAACTCCCCCGCCCCGACAACCCCGACGACCACCACGGGGACGACGACGACGGTCTCCGCCACCACCGCGCCGGTCGACCGCCCGCTGGGCACCCCGACCACCGCAAGCGAGACCCGCACCCCCGTCATGTGGGATGAGCCCGCCCCGCTGGTCACCGGCGTGCGCATCGGCCGCCACGACACCTACACCCGCGTCGTCTACGACCTCGTCGGCAACGGCGAGCCCGGCTGGTACAGCGGCTACATCGACCAGCCCTACCAGGACGGCTCCGGCTTCCCCGTCGACGTGCAGGGCAACGCCTACCTGATGATCAACATCACCGGCACCACCTACCCCTTCGAGCATGACGCCGAGGAACTGGCCATCGGCCCGCATCCGGGCACCGGCGTGGTGAGGGAAGTGGTCAACACCGGTGTCTTCGAGGGCAACACCCTCACCTACATCGGACTGGATGAGCAGCTCCCCTACTCCGTCACCGTGCTGCACAGTCCTCTGCGCGTGGTGGTGGACATCCAGCACCCGTAG
- the rpsO gene encoding 30S ribosomal protein S15 — MALTSEQKKTILGEFGLHETDTGSPEAQVALLTNRINNLTEHLKFHKHDHHSRRGLLLLVGRRRGLLKYLADNNIDRYRDLIARLGLRR, encoded by the coding sequence ATGGCTCTGACCTCTGAGCAGAAGAAGACCATCCTGGGCGAGTTCGGCCTGCACGAGACCGACACCGGCTCCCCGGAGGCCCAGGTTGCACTGCTGACCAACCGCATCAACAACCTGACCGAGCACCTCAAGTTCCACAAGCACGACCACCACTCCCGTCGTGGCCTGCTGCTGCTCGTCGGTCGTCGTCGTGGCCTGCTGAAGTACCTGGCCGACAACAACATCGACCGCTACCGTGACCTGATTGCCCGTCTGGGCCTGCGTCGCTAA